In Achromobacter pestifer, the DNA window GCCAGGTACAACACCGCCACCGCCCAAGGCACCACGGCGCGCACGCGCGGGCCGAGCTGGCCGCCCAGTGCGCGGCGCACGTCCGCGGGCAGGCGCTTTTGCACGGGCTCCAGGAACAGCACCTCGAAGGTCACGGTGCCGACGAAGACGAAGGCAGCGAACAGGTGCAGAACGAGCAGAAAGGGATAGGTATTCATGGAAAGTCCGCTATCGGAAAACAGGAAATCGAGTGGCTCGCATGTACGAGTGGCTCGCATGTTCGAGTGGCTCGCATGTTCGAGTGGCTCGCATGCATCAGGGCTGCCCGCCGGCGGCCAGCAGTAGTTCGCGCAGGCGTTCCGCATCGGTTTTGGGCGTGCCGCCCGGCGGGCCGTTGCCGGAACACTCCGCCGGCCCCTCCAATGCGATGGGCGTGACGCGCCCCCGATGCACCATGACGCAACGGTCGACCAGCCCCAGCAGTTCCGCGGGGTCGTGGCTGATGCACAGCAAGGCCGCGCCGCTGCGGGCCAGTTCCTCGCCGCAGCAGGCAGCGAGCTGGCCGCGCAAGGCCGGGTCCAGCGCGCTGAAGGGCTCGTCCAGCATCAACAGGTCAGGCGCCAGCGCCAGGGCGCGGGCCAACGCGACGCGCTGTGCCATGCCGCCGGACAGCTCGCCGGGCCAGGACTGCATGGCGGCGTCCAGCCCCACGCGGCCCAGCCATTGCGCGGCCAGGGCGCGAGCCTGGGCAGGCGTATTTCCGGCCGCGCGCAGCGGCAAGGCGACGTTGTCCAGCGCGTGGCGCCATGGCAGCAGCCGAGGCTCTTGGAACATCAGCACGGGATGCCGGAAGCCGTTGCGCAGCGCGCCGCCGCTGGGGCGGGCCAAGCCGGCGGCCAGGCGCAACAGACTGCTCTTGCCCGCGCCGCTGGGGCCGATCAGCCCCAGCCGTTCGCCCGGGCGCAGCCGCAGGTTCACGTCCTGCAACACGGTCTGCGCGCCGTAGCGCAGCGACAGGGATTGCATCTCAAGCATGGCTGGGCTCCATCCAGCGGCCCAGCCGGCGCTGCAAGGGTTGCAGGAAGGCGAACTCCAGCAAGGCCACCAGGCCCAGGATCAGCAGGACCCAGGCGAACAGTTCGGCGGTGTCGAACGTGCTGCGGGCGTTGGCCAGCGCGTAGCCCACGCCATTCTCCGCGCCCAGCACTTCAGCCATCACCACCAGCCGCACGCCACCGCAGGCGGCGATCAGCAGCGCCGCCAGCAGCGGCGCGCTGAGCGCCGGCAGATACAGATGGCGCAGGCGCAGCCAGGGGCCGTAGCGGTAGACGTGGGTCATCTCGATCAGTTTGCGGTCCACGTGCAGCATGCCCTTGACCGTGTTGACGTACATGCCGGGCGCCATCATCAGCGTCGTAATGAAGATCACCATGGGTGAGCCCAAGCCGAACCACAGCATGGCCAGCACCACGACGACCACCGGCGGCATGGCCATCAGCAGCCAGCGCAGCGGTTCGATCAAGCCGCGCAGGCGCGCGCTATGTCCGGCCAGCACGCCCAGCGCGAAGCCGATGGAAGCGCCTGCCAGCACCCCTGCGCCAATACGCATCAGACTGACGCCCGCGTTGGCGAAGAATTGCGGGCTGCGCACCAGC includes these proteins:
- a CDS encoding ABC transporter permease, giving the protein MSKHSKGPFVGASARTSRAWSAAGVLLLLLAWHVAARQLGPLLMATPWEALRAIGPLVRSPQFFANAGVSLMRIGAGVLAGASIGFALGVLAGHSARLRGLIEPLRWLLMAMPPVVVVVLAMLWFGLGSPMVIFITTLMMAPGMYVNTVKGMLHVDRKLIEMTHVYRYGPWLRLRHLYLPALSAPLLAALLIAACGGVRLVVMAEVLGAENGVGYALANARSTFDTAELFAWVLLILGLVALLEFAFLQPLQRRLGRWMEPSHA
- a CDS encoding ATP-binding cassette domain-containing protein encodes the protein MLEMQSLSLRYGAQTVLQDVNLRLRPGERLGLIGPSGAGKSSLLRLAAGLARPSGGALRNGFRHPVLMFQEPRLLPWRHALDNVALPLRAAGNTPAQARALAAQWLGRVGLDAAMQSWPGELSGGMAQRVALARALALAPDLLMLDEPFSALDPALRGQLAACCGEELARSGAALLCISHDPAELLGLVDRCVMVHRGRVTPIALEGPAECSGNGPPGGTPKTDAERLRELLLAAGGQP